The following coding sequences lie in one Pseudorca crassidens isolate mPseCra1 chromosome 2, mPseCra1.hap1, whole genome shotgun sequence genomic window:
- the ENO1 gene encoding alpha-enolase yields MSVLKIHAREIFDSRGNPTVEVDLYTSKGLFRAAVPSGASTGIYEALELRDNDKTRYMGKGVSKAVEHINKTIAPALVSKKLSVVEQQKIDKLMIEMDGTENKSKFGANAILGVSLAVCKAGAAEKGVPLYRHIADLAGNAEVILPVPAFNVINGGSHAGNKLAMQEFMILPVGAENFREAMRIGAEVYHNLKNVIKEKYGKDATNVGDEGGFAPNILENKEALELLKNAIGKAGYTDKVVVGMDVAASEFFRSGKYDLDFKSPDDPSRYITPDELANLYKSFIRDYPVVSIEDPFDQDDWEAWQKFTASAGIQVVGDDLTVTNPKRISKAVSEKSCNCLLLKVNQIGSVTESLQACKLAQSNGWGVMVSHRSGETEDTFIADLVVGLCTGQIKTGAPCRSERLAKYNQILRIEEELGSKAKFAGRNFRNPLAK; encoded by the exons ATGTCTGTCCTCAAGATCCACGCCAGAGAGATCTTCGACTCTCGTGGGAATCCCACCGTTGAGGTTGATCTCTACACCTCAAAAG GTCTCTTCAGAGCTGCTGTGCCCAGTGGCGCCTCAACTGGTATCTACGAGGCCCTGGAGCTCCGGGACAATGACAAGACGCGCTACATGGGCAAAG GTGTCTCAAAGGCTGTTGAGCACATCAATAAAACTATTGCGCCTGCCCTGGTTAGCAAG AAACTGAGCGTCGTGGAGCAGCAGAAGATCGACAAGCTGATGATAGAGATGGATGGCACGGAAAATAAAT CCAAGTTCGGTGCGAACGCCATCCTGGGCGTGTCCCTGGCTGTGTGCAAGGCTGGCGCTGCTGAGAAGGGGGTGCCCCTGTACCGCCACATTGCCGACTTGGCTGGCAATGCCGAGGTCATCCTGCCAGTTCCG GCTTTCAACGTCATCAATGGGGGCTCTCACGCTGGCAACAAGCTGGCCATGCAGGAGTTCATGATCCTTCCCGTCGGGGCCGAAAACTTCCGGGAGGCCATGCGCATTGGAGCGGAGGTATACCACAACCTGAAGAATGTGATCAAGGAGAAATACGGGAAAGATGCCACCAACGTGGGAGACGAAGGCGGGTTTGCTCCCAACATCCTGGAGAACAAAGAAG ccctggagctgctgaagaACGCCATCGGGAAGGCGGGCTACACCGATAAGGTCGTCGTTGGCATGGATGTGGCCGCCTCTGAGTTCTTCAGGTCGGGCAAGTATGACCTGGACTTCAAGTCACCCGATGACCCCAGCAGGTACATCACACCTGACGAGCTGGCCAACCTGTACAAGTCCTTCATCAGGGACTACCCAG TGGTGTCCATCGAGGACCCCTTCGACCAGGATGACTGGGAAGCTTGGCAGAAGTTCACTGCCAGCGCGGGAATCCAGGTGGTGGGGGACGACCTCACCGTGACCAACCCCAAGCGGATTTCCAAGGCTGTGAGCGAGAAGTCGTGCAACTGCCTCCTGCTCAAAGTGAACCAGATCGGCTCCGTGACTGAGTCCCTGCAGGC GTGCAAGCTGGCCCAGTCCAATGGGTGGGGCGTCATGGTGTCGCATCGCTCCGGGGAGACTGAAGACACCTTCATCGCCGACCTGGTGGTGGGACTGTGCACTGGGCAG aTCAAGACTGGTGCACCATGCCGATCCGAGCGCTTGGCCAAGTACAATCAGATCCTCAG AATTGAAGAGGAACTGGGCAGCAAGGCCAAGTTTGCCGGCAGGAACTTCAGAAACCCCCTCGCCAAGTAA